Proteins encoded within one genomic window of Candidatus Berkiella cookevillensis:
- a CDS encoding antibiotic biosynthesis monooxygenase family protein: MNNDGAGMIAIIYRFKLKSHQEALYQQYWHKIATYFVEKCGAIGSCLHKGTDGLWVAYSRWPNKATRDAAWPGDNAPNEILPEDIREAIQKMQAIKEENKDLESYDEICLEVVDDLLLGKIELT, encoded by the coding sequence ATGAATAATGACGGAGCAGGCATGATTGCTATTATTTATCGGTTTAAACTTAAATCCCACCAAGAGGCGCTTTATCAGCAATATTGGCATAAGATTGCGACTTATTTTGTAGAAAAATGTGGTGCGATTGGTTCTTGTTTGCATAAAGGCACTGATGGTCTTTGGGTTGCTTATTCACGATGGCCAAATAAAGCAACGCGAGATGCTGCTTGGCCTGGAGATAATGCCCCTAATGAAATATTACCTGAAGATATTCGTGAAGCAATTCAAAAAATGCAGGCAATAAAAGAAGAGAATAAGGATTTAGAAAGTTATGATGAAATTTGTTTGGAGGTTGTTGATGATCTATTATTGGGTAAAATAGAACTTACATGA